In the Palaeococcus pacificus DY20341 genome, one interval contains:
- a CDS encoding MoaD/ThiS family protein — MVKIKLMGLMAHLAKARELEVKLDGPKTVDELLREVIPRYDELHDKIILVNGVSAKGNYVLKDDDEVKVMPVLSGG, encoded by the coding sequence ATGGTCAAAATCAAGCTTATGGGGCTCATGGCACACCTGGCTAAGGCACGCGAGCTGGAAGTCAAGCTCGATGGGCCAAAAACAGTTGATGAGCTTTTGAGGGAGGTTATACCGCGCTACGACGAGCTACACGATAAGATAATCCTCGTCAACGGCGTGTCGGCCAAAGGGAATTATGTCTTAAAGGACGACGATGAAGTAAAGGTGATGCCTGTCTTGAGCGGAGGTTAA